Genomic DNA from Methanosarcina sp. MTP4:
TCACGAGGGCGGACGTGCGGTATGAGTGCATTACTAAGGCGTGAATACTTTTATTTAGTAACCTTAACATAATAATATCTGAGATATATTCAATTGCATATCCTGTTTAGATTCATACCCCAAAATTGACCTCGTATTGGTCCGGCAGACACTTTAAAAGTGGGAAAATGATTACATGCCGGAAAAGCTGAAGAACTCATTGAAGAGCTCATTAGAAACTCATTCAAAAGGAGGATTTCCATGCTGGGCGGTTATGTAGGCAAGATTTTAGAAGTTGACCTTGACAGTGGAGAGCTTAAAGACTCGCCGCTTGATGAAGAAATGGCACGGATGTACCTTGGAGGAAAGGGACTCGGCCTGAAGCTCGTATACGACGAGTTCAGGGCTGACATGCAGCCTTTTGACCCGGACAACCTGCTCGCCTTTGTAACCGGACCTGCTACGGGAGGGAAGCTTCCGACCAGTGGACGCCATCATGTCGTCTGCAGCAAATCCCCAGAGACAGGGACCGTCGGGAGTGGAAACTCGGGCGGGAAATGGGGAGTCCACCTCAAGTTTGCCGGCTACGACGCCGTTGTGGTCCGGGGGATTTCAAAGGAGCCGGTCTACCTGGAGATCGTTGAAGGAAAAGCCAGGCTTGTGCCAGCCCCGGAACTCTGGGGCATGACAGTCCACGCGGTCACGGATGAGCTTGTCGAAAGGATAGGAAACCCGAAGAAGACCTCCGTTGCCTGCATCGGGCCCGGTGGGGAGAACCTGATCCCCTTTTCCGGCATCATGAATGACAAGTACCGGACCGCAGGGAGGACAGGGCTTGGGGCTGTCATGGGCAGCAAGAAGTTGAAGGCAATCGTGGTTTCGGGAAACAAAAGGGTTGACCCTGCAAACCCGGAACTTTTGAAAGAGAAAGTCGCTGAATCCATGGCAAAAATCAGGGAAAACCCGGTCACGGGCCCCAAGGGAGGGCTTCACACCTACGGGACTGCGGTCCTTGTGAATATCCTCAATGAGAGCGGGGCCTATCCGACCCGGAACTTCCAGGAAGCCTACTTCCCCGAAGCCGATGAACAGAGCGGAGAGACCCTTGTCGACAAGTACCTGACTGGCAGGTCTGGCTGCTGGGGCTGCCCGATTGTCTGCGGGAGGAAGTCCGATGTGCCGGAAGGTCCCTACAGTGTTCGGAATACCGAAGGGCCGGAGTACGAGACCATCTTTGCGTTTGGAGCCAACTGCGGGATAAAAGATCTCGACGCTCTGACAAAAGCCAATCACCTCTGCGACGAACTGGGGCTTGACACCATCTCCATGGGAGGCACGATTGCCTGTGCCATGGAACTCGTGGAGAAAGGAAAAATCCCGGAAGAAAAACTGCACGGTATGAACCTGCGCTTCGGGGACGTCGGCTCAATGATCGAAGCCATCTGGAGGACCGCCTACCGAGCCGGGATCGGAGCCGACCTTGCCCTGGGCTCGAGAGCCCTTGCAAAAAAATACGGGGCTCCGGAACTTTCAATGACGGTCAAGGGCATGGAACTGCCCGCTTATGACCCCCGCCCGATCCAGGGGATAGGCCTGAACTACGCAACCGCAAACCGCGGCGGCGACCACGTTTACGGCTACACGATCTCTCCCGAAATCCTGGGGCTGCCCGAAAAGCTCGACCCCTACGCCGTTGAGGACAAGCCCAGATGGACCATCATCCTCCAGGACCTGACTTCAGCCATCAACTCGTCGGTGGTCTGCCTCTTTTCCTCGTTTGCCCTGGGACTGCCCGAATATGCGGGGATGCTGGCAGCGGTTACGGGCTTTGACCTTGACGCTGATAAACTCCTGAAACTCGGGGAAAGGGTCACAAATCTGGAGCGGCTGATGAATAACAAATACGGGCTTGACCGGAATGAAGACATCCTCCCAAAGCGCCTTACCGAAGAGCCGGTCCCTGAAGGTCCAGCCAAAGGCCAGGTTTCCCACGTCCCGGAAATGATCGACGAGTACTACGCACTCCGGGGCTGGGTTGACGGAAAGCCCACGGAAGAGAAACTGAAGGAACTGGAGATTATCTGAGCCAGAGGATTGCCTCAAAGCCTTCCTCTTCCTTTCCATTTTCCTTTCCATCTTCCTTTCCATCTTCCTTTCCATCTTCCTTTCCATATAACGTTTCATCTAACGTTCCGTCTTCCCAGCTTTAGCTTTATTTCCTTTAGAGTTTTTCAGGAGAGATAGACTTGAAAGTCCGCGTAAAGTTCCTTGCCACAATCCGGCAAATCACAGGAGAGCCCGAAATCGAGCTTGAGATCCACCCTGGCGACAGCGTGGAAGCTGCCTTGCAAGCCCTTCAAGCCCGCTACGGGACAACGTTCAAAGAAGCCACAACAGGCACAACCGCCGGTGGAATTCCAAAAGTGAGGTTCCTGGTAAACGGGAGAAACACCGACTTTCTCGAAGGCCCTGAAACCAAACTGAAGGACGGGGACGTTATGGTCCTGGTCCCCCCGGTTGCCGGCGGATGATTTACCCCGGGAACCGTTTATCAGTCCAGGCGCTAGAGGAATCCCCCGCCAACTTGCCAGAGAAGTAAGCCCGTTTACCCCGGGAACCTTTTTTCAGTCCAGGTGTTTCAGGATATCCCCGCCAGCTTGCCTGGCGGCGCCTCCCCAAAAAGAAATAAAAAAGAGATCTGAAAAAAGAGTGATTTTTAGGTTGTGACTGCTAGCACATTAATTTCAAAAGCACACTAATTTCAAATTGAACCCTTGTATTTTTTACTGAAGTCTTCCATTCAGTCAACTGGATGCCATTTGTATTTATAAGAATGCATTATTAAGTTATTGAGATTCTTTTTTTGGTCATCTCAATATCCTTTATGGCTATACCAATATTTTTTATGGTCATACCAATACCTTTTATGGTCACATCAATACCCACATGGTTACACCAATACCCTTTATAGTTATACCAATACCCTTTATGGTTATACCAATATCTTTTTTGGTTATCTCAATTCACTTCTCAATCATCACAATAAACTTCAGTCATTACAACGAACTTTTTACTCATGAAAATGAACTTTTAGGTCATCTGTTTACTCTTTTGCTTGTCTACATACACTTTATTGAAAAGGCCGGTCAGCAAGCTGACCGGTGAGAGCGTCGTTACCTGAAAAGCAAATCGAAAAATGTTTCATTTATTTCTATTTACTCAAAAACACCAACCTCGTAACGTTGGGAGATCGACAAAATAAACCTTAAAAAAATTAATTAAATGATTTATAATATTGACCAAACTTATAAGAAAGAAATCAAAAAAGAAATCAAAAAAAATGGAAGGGAAAATGATTTCCCCTCACAGTATAGCGTTTCAGGTCATATTTTATCCTATTTTTCTCCTCCTTACTTCTTTTTCAACAGGAACAGTACGAAAAGAATTCCCGCAACTGCAAAGACAAGCCCAAAGCCCGGACTTTTATTTTCTTCTTCAGAGGTTGCTTTCGGAACTTCGTTACCCGTTACTTCCTGTACTTCTTCTCCGGAGCCGGGTGTTTCTGCTAGCGTTATCGTAATGGCACCTGTCTTTTCTCCTGTAATCGAATAGTAGGAAAAGCCCGGGGTTTCGGCCCTGAAGTAGAAGAATTCGGCGTCTTCTCCGGTTTTTTCAGTTGTAAGCGGGACCCAGACATCGTTATGGAAGCGGTTCAGGACGATGCTTGCTTCATCGACCATGTTTTCTTCCACCCAGGTACGGGGGACCTTAAAGTCGATTACCGCACCATCAAACGTCCCGGATTCCCCGAAAAACTGGCTCCCGACAATTATGTTCATGTACCGGTATATCTCGCCTTCCGGAGCTTCCGGAACCGTTTCAGGCAGGCCTTTCAAAGCCTCCACTTTCCCGGTTACAGTCCCTGCACTGGTCCTCGAAACAAAGCTTATGCCCGTAACAATGCAGTCGGGTTCACTAAATCTGAACTCTGCCTGCTGGCCTGCAAGAACCTGCTGCCTGGAAAAGCTTGCTGTAAGGACATTGATAGAAGGCACTCCCGAGACGCCACTGAAAAGAGCTGCACGGCTCCCACTGCTTCCACTGTGTTCTATTTCGTCTTCTTCGTCTTCTCCGTCATCGGTAACTTCGGGAGCTTTGTAGAGGGGGAGGCTGTCAAACTGGTTTCCGGATCCCGGAATCTCGTAAGGGGCATCACAGAACCCGTCTTCATTGGCATCAGGTGTGACTTCGGAAAAACCTGTCCCCTGCGGGTTTGCCCAGCAATTGCCCCCGATATACGGGTCCCCGAGGATATTTGGCCCCTCGGTCTTGCTGATGTTCCAGGTGTTTCCGGAACAATTTCCCATGAGTTGGACGTTAGCCAAATTCATGAAAAGATTGTTGTAGATGCTGTTATTGCAAGAATCGTAAAGCACAAGCCCTTCATCGTTACTGCTAATATGATTTCCTACCAGACTTGAATTCGTAGTATTGTAAAGGCTAATGCCGTACATGTTGTGCTCAAGCACCAGGTCCCTGATCGTTATGTTTACACAGTCAAAGAGATACACTGTCCCTGCATTTGAGGCGGCATCAAGTACCCTATCGGATTCCCCTGTAAGGTAATAAATTGGCTTTCCGTCCGCAAGGTTGCTTGTATCTATATCAGCGGTTCCGCCTGCTATAAAGGGCAAAGCTCCGAAGTTGTACTCGTTGCCTGAAATAAGATTGTTTCTCAGGACGCTGGAATAGGAAGCAAGCATTAGTCCAAACTCATTTTCCGAGATGCTGTTGTTCTCCAGGAAGTTGTTTTCCCCGGCAACAAGATAGATCCCATAAATATTATTCTCCACGGTGTTGTTTGAACAGTTGCCGTCGAGGTCTACCAGGCCCAGAATCCCATACTCGTTGTCGGATACTGAGAGGTTGTAAAGGGTGGAATTCGAAGATTCGGAGACAAAAACCCCGAACCCGTTCTTTTCGAGCACAAGGTCCTTTATCGTTACGTTTTCACAGCCCATAAGATAGACAGTTCCGGCATTTGAAGCCGAATCGAGGACAAGGTCCGACTCACCCACAAGGTAATATATCGGTTTTCCGTCCACCAAGTTGCTGGTATCGACGTCATTTGGAGGGAGATATCCCAAAAAGAAATATTCGTCCATGAAGTCGAAAGCATTGGCCTGCATCGAATTGTTTCTCAGGACATTTGCCCCCGAACCCGAAAGCCAGAGCCCATAATAGTCACTTTCGCTTATAGTGTTGTTGTGCAGGTCGTTTTCATTACTCATGCCCAGGACCGCAATCCCGTATCCATTGTCCTGCAACTCGTTTCCGGAGAGTTCGTTTCCTGAGGCTTCTTCCAGCCAGAGCCCACAGGTAGAAACCGAATTTATGCTGTTTTCAACTGCAGTATTGTTATCGGAGCCCTCAAAGTAAATCCCGAACCTTCCTCCGGCCACGGTATTTCCGGAAAGGGAACAGTTTTCGGACTCACTTAACCATGCCCCGAAATAGCTATCAGAAAGGACATTTCCGCTTAAATCGCAGCCTGATACTCCATCCAGATAGACCCCTGCAGCATTCCCTTCAGCATTTTCTCCGGAAGCCCCGGACACGGTAAACCCGTTGATGCTTACGGAATCGACAGTCACGTTGAAAACGTGTTCATCAGGAACAGCCCCACGGACAATTGTGTCTTCAGGGTTCCCGGATGAAGAAATGATGCTAACGGATTTGTTTACCTGCACGTCCTCCGTATAAGTTCCAGGGCTTACAAGCAGAGTATCCCCTTCCCACGCAGCATCCACACCCGCCTGGATCGAGGGGAAATCTTCATCTCCGTAGCCTATCGTAAAGGTAAGCGGGACACCCGGTTCCCTGGTGAGAGGCAGGTAATCCCTGCTTGAGGTGAGGGAGTTGACAACGTAGGGAGTATCCCCCACCCCATTTCCGTCAGCGTCAGAACCCGTATAATCGCTCCAGTAGTTCCCGATCATGGTGCTCCAGATGTTGTCGCCGCTGTCCTCAACGTTCTTTGTGTTGTTGAAAGAATTTCCGTAGAGGGTGTTATTTTCGGCTACTGTAAGCCAGATCCCGAGTTCCGAGTTATTTGAAACCTTGTTGGAGCACAGGACGTTATCCGCAGTCCAGGCTTCCCCGGCCCAGCCCTGAAGAGTAATTCCGCGGGAGTTATCCAGAGCGGCGTTCCCCGAGAGGGTGTTGTGCCGGCTGATGGTCAGGTCAAATCCGCTTTCACTGTTTGAATTTGCGGTGTTTGCTGTCAGGGTGTTGTATTCCGAACCAAGCAGAAGGAGCCCGAGAGTATTATTAGAAGCAATGTTTTCCACGATAATGTTTTCATCGGAGTATGCGACATAAATTCCGGCAAAACTTCCGGAGGCGTTGTTGCTGCATATAATGTTATCCCGGGACCCGGAAAGATATATCCCGTATGCCGAATTTTCGTCCAGCGTGTTGTTTGCCAGGGTGTTTCCCGAAGAGGCTGTCAGGTAGATACCCCGGGAATTATCCGAAAGATTGTTTCCCTGTACCGCAATGTTCCCGGAACAGTCAAGGTACACTCCGTACCGGTTACCAGAGAACGTATTGTTTTCGATTGATGCCCTTTCCGTCCCGTAAAGGTAGACTCCGAACAGGCTGTCCCGGAACACCAGGTCCCTGACTGTTACGTTCAGGCAGTTAAACAAATAAACAGAACCTGCATCAGACCCCGAATCCAGGACATCATCGGAAACTCCGGAAAGGATGTACAGGGGCTTTCCGTCCAGCAGGTTGCTTGAATCCATATAGGGCACGCTTTGTGAAGAACAATCCCCATAAATTTCAAAGTTGAATATATTCTCATCCATTCTATTGCAGGAGAAAGATTCAAATTCCGAACCTTCAAGGTAAAGCCCGTAACGGTTTGAACTTGCGGAGTTGTCCGTGAAATTTAAGCCGGAGGAATCTCCTATGTAGAACCCATAATCGTTATCATACGAGCTAATGTTCTCTAAGTGGGAATCCGCTGTATTGTAGAGATAAAGCCCATAGTAATTTCCGGAGAGGTTCAGGTCCCGGACTGTTATGTTCTGGCAATCAATACAATAAACTGTTCCGGCATGCGAACCTGAATTTAGGACAAGGTCGCTTTCGTTTACAAGGTAGTAGATAGGCTTTCCGTCAACCGTGTTGCTTTCGTCAATGTCCTGTTTGGTTGAAGCGCCCGGAATTGCAAAATTGTAAGAGTTGTTTTCCATCAAGTTGTTTCTCAGACTATTCCCTTCCGACCTGTACAGATAGATTCCGAAGCCGTTGGATTCGGCCCTGTTCCCGTTAAGGGTACAGTTCCCTGAAGAAATCACATAAATTCCGCAGCAATTGTCCGAAAGCACGTTTCCGCTTATGTTGCAGTCCCTTACCTCATAGAGCCAGATCCCGGCGGTGGAGTAGGTAGAAGAAGACAGAAGTTCGGACCCCCCACTTACGGAAAAACCTGAAATGTTAACCCCATCTGCCGTTACGTAGAATACGGAATCTTTCGGGTTTGCAGCCTTTACTTCCGTGTACTCAGGCCCGGACTCGGAAATGATTGTAAGAGCCCTGTCAACATCCACGTTCTCCGTGTAAGTACCGTTTCTGACAATGATTGTAGCGTAGGGGGAAGCAGCGTCAACCGCTGCCTGGATGGAAGAAAAGTCCGCAGTCCCGTCGTCGTCCACATAGAGCAGGGAAGCGTCAGTTACGCTTATCAATTCCGTTTTTTCAGTAGTGCTGTATCCGTATTCGTTTTCCACGCGGAGTGTGACATTGTACTTTCCGGCTCCCGCATAGGTATGGGCAGGGAAACGGGCCGTTGAATTGTTTCCGTCCCCGAAGTCCCAGTACCAGGCCGCGGGAGAGTAAGTACTTGCATCAATAAACTCGACCGTCAGCGGAGCCGGGCCCGAGGTCATATTGGCCGTGAAAGCAGCTTCTGCCGCCTCGCTCCGGTTTGTGAAGGCTTTAATGCAGACGCTCATGTTTTCCACAGCAAGAGAAGTGTCCACCCAGCTTTCCCCGTCCGGGCTGAAGAAACTCTCCCCGGGGTTTGCCCTCGCTTTGCTGCTGTGCCCTTCCAGCGGGTATTCAACCGCCACAGGATAGGAATAATCAGGGGTAGTAAATTTTACAAGCACTGAAAAGTTCTGCCCGGGCTCGAGTGGGACTCCGGATTCCAGGGAAACCGTATGGTAACCCGCAAGGGGGATTGTCCCGTTAACGGAAGTTTCTGCCCCGCCGGGGTTTACTGGCCCTTCAACCGGATCAGTGTAGATGTAGATTTCATAATCGGTGCCAGAGGCAGGGGTATAGAAACTCACAGCTTCAAGGGTTTCGGCGGCTTCGGCTGTAAAGACGTTGGCTGCCCAGGCTGTGTTGCTTCCCGAATACCCTATACTTTCGACCCAGCCCAGGGGGTCATACTGATACATATGGGAATAGGAACCGAGGTCTTCGGCCGTATGGACGGCATTCCCGGTCCCGATGGCAGTATCATAATACGAAACATAGAAGAATCCTTTATCTCCCCAACCGGTCCCCCAGGAATTCTTGACAATGAATGCCCCGTCTCCCGGAGCTGCAGGAGTGAATTTGTTTCGGTCAAAAGAATCGTCCCAGCCCACGATGCCTATCATATGGTTTGCCGGTTCCGAACCTGAGTAATAATGACTGCAGTTGAGCGAGTCATAAGCATCGGAAGAAAAATGAATGCTAGAGTCAAGCACCCCGTAATTCATCAGGGCCCATTTGATAAGGTCGTTATCTCCGGAGCCACTTCTTGCCGGGAGGAAGAGCACTTCCTGAATACGCTTCAGGGCAGGAAGGT
This window encodes:
- a CDS encoding aldehyde ferredoxin oxidoreductase family protein → MLGGYVGKILEVDLDSGELKDSPLDEEMARMYLGGKGLGLKLVYDEFRADMQPFDPDNLLAFVTGPATGGKLPTSGRHHVVCSKSPETGTVGSGNSGGKWGVHLKFAGYDAVVVRGISKEPVYLEIVEGKARLVPAPELWGMTVHAVTDELVERIGNPKKTSVACIGPGGENLIPFSGIMNDKYRTAGRTGLGAVMGSKKLKAIVVSGNKRVDPANPELLKEKVAESMAKIRENPVTGPKGGLHTYGTAVLVNILNESGAYPTRNFQEAYFPEADEQSGETLVDKYLTGRSGCWGCPIVCGRKSDVPEGPYSVRNTEGPEYETIFAFGANCGIKDLDALTKANHLCDELGLDTISMGGTIACAMELVEKGKIPEEKLHGMNLRFGDVGSMIEAIWRTAYRAGIGADLALGSRALAKKYGAPELSMTVKGMELPAYDPRPIQGIGLNYATANRGGDHVYGYTISPEILGLPEKLDPYAVEDKPRWTIILQDLTSAINSSVVCLFSSFALGLPEYAGMLAAVTGFDLDADKLLKLGERVTNLERLMNNKYGLDRNEDILPKRLTEEPVPEGPAKGQVSHVPEMIDEYYALRGWVDGKPTEEKLKELEII
- a CDS encoding MoaD/ThiS family protein, encoding MKVRVKFLATIRQITGEPEIELEIHPGDSVEAALQALQARYGTTFKEATTGTTAGGIPKVRFLVNGRNTDFLEGPETKLKDGDVMVLVPPVAGG
- a CDS encoding NosD domain-containing protein encodes the protein MNPDFEEYQEKEELSEERIFLTSSEPFFPEIANSGERAENLVTGLTPAPVDLSHLKTVKSPEGLNNYHVSDEPPVSYDLRALGYVSPVRDQKDAGSCWTFGAYASLESYIQKTDGKNWDLSENNMKNLLSKDYPEGFDRSYDDGGNEFISTAYLARWSGPVSETDDSYDPHSGASPTDLPALKRIQEVLFLPARSGSGDNDLIKWALMNYGVLDSSIHFSSDAYDSLNCSHYYSGSEPANHMIGIVGWDDSFDRNKFTPAAPGDGAFIVKNSWGTGWGDKGFFYVSYYDTAIGTGNAVHTAEDLGSYSHMYQYDPLGWVESIGYSGSNTAWAANVFTAEAAETLEAVSFYTPASGTDYEIYIYTDPVEGPVNPGGAETSVNGTIPLAGYHTVSLESGVPLEPGQNFSVLVKFTTPDYSYPVAVEYPLEGHSSKARANPGESFFSPDGESWVDTSLAVENMSVCIKAFTNRSEAAEAAFTANMTSGPAPLTVEFIDASTYSPAAWYWDFGDGNNSTARFPAHTYAGAGKYNVTLRVENEYGYSTTEKTELISVTDASLLYVDDDGTADFSSIQAAVDAASPYATIIVRNGTYTENVDVDRALTIISESGPEYTEVKAANPKDSVFYVTADGVNISGFSVSGGSELLSSSTYSTAGIWLYEVRDCNISGNVLSDNCCGIYVISSGNCTLNGNRAESNGFGIYLYRSEGNSLRNNLMENNSYNFAIPGASTKQDIDESNTVDGKPIYYLVNESDLVLNSGSHAGTVYCIDCQNITVRDLNLSGNYYGLYLYNTADSHLENISSYDNDYGFYIGDSSGLNFTDNSASSNRYGLYLEGSEFESFSCNRMDENIFNFEIYGDCSSQSVPYMDSSNLLDGKPLYILSGVSDDVLDSGSDAGSVYLFNCLNVTVRDLVFRDSLFGVYLYGTERASIENNTFSGNRYGVYLDCSGNIAVQGNNLSDNSRGIYLTASSGNTLANNTLDENSAYGIYLSGSRDNIICSNNASGSFAGIYVAYSDENIIVENIASNNTLGLLLLGSEYNTLTANTANSNSESGFDLTISRHNTLSGNAALDNSRGITLQGWAGEAWTADNVLCSNKVSNNSELGIWLTVAENNTLYGNSFNNTKNVEDSGDNIWSTMIGNYWSDYTGSDADGNGVGDTPYVVNSLTSSRDYLPLTREPGVPLTFTIGYGDEDFPSIQAGVDAAWEGDTLLVSPGTYTEDVQVNKSVSIISSSGNPEDTIVRGAVPDEHVFNVTVDSVSINGFTVSGASGENAEGNAAGVYLDGVSGCDLSGNVLSDSYFGAWLSESENCSLSGNTVAGGRFGIYFEGSDNNTAVENSINSVSTCGLWLEEASGNELSGNELQDNGYGIAVLGMSNENDLHNNTISESDYYGLWLSGSGANVLRNNSMQANAFDFMDEYFFLGYLPPNDVDTSNLVDGKPIYYLVGESDLVLDSASNAGTVYLMGCENVTIKDLVLEKNGFGVFVSESSNSTLYNLSVSDNEYGILGLVDLDGNCSNNTVENNIYGIYLVAGENNFLENNSISENEFGLMLASYSSVLRNNLISGNEYNFGALPFIAGGTADIDTSNLADGKPIYYLTGESDRVLDAASNAGTVYLFDCVNITIRDLVLEHNMYGISLYNTTNSSLVGNHISSNDEGLVLYDSCNNSIYNNLFMNLANVQLMGNCSGNTWNISKTEGPNILGDPYIGGNCWANPQGTGFSEVTPDANEDGFCDAPYEIPGSGNQFDSLPLYKAPEVTDDGEDEEDEIEHSGSSGSRAALFSGVSGVPSINVLTASFSRQQVLAGQQAEFRFSEPDCIVTGISFVSRTSAGTVTGKVEALKGLPETVPEAPEGEIYRYMNIIVGSQFFGESGTFDGAVIDFKVPRTWVEENMVDEASIVLNRFHNDVWVPLTTEKTGEDAEFFYFRAETPGFSYYSITGEKTGAITITLAETPGSGEEVQEVTGNEVPKATSEEENKSPGFGLVFAVAGILFVLFLLKKK